TAAACGTTTCAAAGAGGTACACATTAAAACTTAGGATTGATGTCGTGATTCACAATACACACAAGAGAATCatgttgaaaatttatttaccaacctcccaaccttctagttaacctctggtgaaaaatccaaacTATCCCTGACTTCGGacatgaacttccgaactgcataaaaaaggtgttttcggaagttcatctccgaaagcgccttttttttaaaaaaaattgtctcatttcggaagttcatttccgaaaacagcattttggaaatgaacttccgaaacaatgcgcgttctgcagattaagcagaacactccccctcccccattcatttaccctaatccaacatcaaacaacaccaaaggcgaaatttttcgtttcacttggtttgctagttttgtagattcttgtgtatgcgagaaaaagcttccgaagagcaatttcattttgatcccgaaattgaaagaacactccgaaggctcaatagcaagacacgaagaagaagaaagttAGCCCAAGAGAAGAGACAAAAAGAGGAGGAatctacttcttctaacaatcaaattgaagaagtagttgtagacacctttgaaggagacatggcgggtgttgttccaaccgaaatgtccgccaatagtccaagacgtaccgcccaatttgcacgcaatgctcaaggtggagcaaatacggagatgaagaccggaatcctccaacttgtttatgcaaatccattcaccggaatggatcatgaggatcctttcgcacatctcaccaaattttatgagatTGCGAGTTCAACGGGAGTCGATGCGGCCAATGAAGAATCATTGTTCAAGAGACTATTTCCACACTCATTACTTGGGAAAGCCaaagaatggtatcttgatcaattaccaaatgtgatgacggattggaatctattggaagaaaaatttttaGAACGCTATTTTCCTCAATCCCGATTCATGGAGGCCAAAACGGCAATCGCGGTTTTCAACCAAGGAAGCAACGAATCACTTAATGAGGCTTGGGAAAGATACAAGTCATTGTTGAGAAAGTGCAAGGGGCATGGTTTTGATGAGCTCACACAAATTCATCTATTCCGAAATGGACTTCAACCGGTTCACAAAACGCTtttggatgctaccgcgggtggttctcTTATGTCCAAAAGTGTGGAGGAAGCAATCACTATCATCGATCGAATGGCACTCAATGATCGACAAAGTCAACATGATCGAAGTCCTTCCCAAAggaaaccgggagttcttgaactgaacaccaatgatgccatccttgctcaaaacaagCTTCTATCACAGCAAGTGGAGTTACTCACACAACAAATGATGAAACTCCCACAACAAATGAAAGAGTTTCAAGGATCTCAAACTAGGCACCATGTGGAAGCTTGTGAACTTTGTAATGGAGATCATCcgactggtttttgtcctccccCCGAAggtgaagaagtgaattatgtGAATAATGCAAACCAAGGCTATCAAAGTACACCTCTACCTCACAACAACCATTATCAAAGAcacaatcaagggtatcaaccaTCAAGATTCAAAAATTACAATTACCCTCAACAAAGTCTTTATCAAAGTCCAAATCCACAACATCAACAATCTCAAGGTGGAAGCTCAAACTTGGAAGACACTCACACAATTTATGCAAGCATCCATGGCTAGTCAAAAAAGCAATGAAGCTGCCATTAAGAATTTGGAGAACCAAGTGGGCCAACTTGCAAAGCAATTGTCCGAACAACAACCGGGATCTTCTTTTTCCGCCAGCACTCAAACAAATCCAAGGGAGCATTGCAAAGCCATTGTGACAAGAAGTGGTAAAGAGATAAATGGTGGAATAGATGGAGGTGTTATAGTGGAAGATGATGAGGAAATAATAGTTGAAAACCAAGAGGGTGAGGTGGTAGTTGAAGATGAGGGAGAAAAGAGTGAGGAGAAAGTGGAGGAAGAATTAGTTGAAAAAGAgcggaaagaaaaagaaggaagagagaaaaatgacaaaaaagtgaAGAGGAATAAAAAGAGAAATGAGAATGTGAGCACAATTCCTCTCCAACATCTACCTTACCCGCATGTGCAATCAAGGAAGGAAGACGCAAGGCGCTACGCTCGATTTATGGATATATTTaaacaacttcacataaatattCCATTTTGCGAAGCATTGGAGAAAATGCCCaagtatgcaaaattcatgaagaagatgctcacaaagaaaaagaagtacaCGGATGAAGAGACAGTTGTGCTTGATGCTCATTGTAGTGCAATTATTCAAAAAACTCCCCCAAGAAAGGAAGCCGATCCGGGACGAGTCATTTTACCGATCACCATTGGAGGTAACTACATTAGTAATGGTTTGGTTGATTTGGGGTCTAGCATCAATTTAATACCTTTATCCGTTGTCAAGAGATTGAGGAACATCGAAATGAAACACACCAGGATAACTTTGCAACTAGCCGATAAGTCTATCATTTCACCATATGGAGTTGTACAAGACATGCTGGTAAAAGTGGACAAATTTTTGTTCCCGGTTGATTTTGTGGTAGTCGACATGGAGGAGGATCGTGATGTGCCATTAatacttggaagaccattcatgaagaccacccgaatgatgattgatatcgATGATGGGATTATGAAAGTGAGGGGGCAAGATAAAGAGGTAATTTTTAGTCTTTTTGAGTCTATGAAGCCTCCTAAGGATGAACATGACAACTTCCGAATCGATGATGAAAAAGGAGAAATCATTGAGGTGGAGAATCAATTTCACAAGGACAAGGCAAATCATGAGGGAAAGACTCATCACAAAAACTTTAAAGTTGGACAAATGGTGCTTGTGTGCAATTCAAGACTCAAGGTGTTTCCTAGCAAGTTAAAGTCAAAGTGGTCGGGGCCATTTGTGGTGAAAGAGGTGCGAAATTATGGATCCATTATGGTGGAGGACCCTAAAACACAAGAAAGCTGGACTGTAAAGGAACGAAGACTCAAAGTCTACCACGATGGATAAGTAAGCCGCAATGGTGTGTCATTTCGCTCGTCAAGCCTTGGT
This portion of the Vicia villosa cultivar HV-30 ecotype Madison, WI unplaced genomic scaffold, Vvil1.0 ctg.001100F_1_1, whole genome shotgun sequence genome encodes:
- the LOC131633239 gene encoding uncharacterized protein LOC131633239, which translates into the protein MASQKSNEAAIKNLENQVGQLAKQLSEQQPGSSFSASTQTNPREHCKAIVTRSGKEINGGIDGGVIVEDDEEIIVENQEGEVVVEDEGEKSEEKVEEELVEKERKEKEGREKNDKKVKRNKKRNENVSTIPLQHLPYPHVQSRKEDARRYARFMDIFKQLHINIPFCEALEKMPKYAKFMKKMLTKKKKYTDEETVVLDAHCSAIIQKTPPRKEADPGRVILPITIGGNYISNGLVDLGSSINLIPLSVVKRLRNIEMKHTRITLQLADKSIISPYGVVQDMLVKVDKFLFPVDFVVVDMEEDRDVPLILGRPFMKTTRMMIDIDDGIMKVRGQDKEVIFSLFESMKPPKDEHDNFRIDDEKGEIIEVENQFHKDKANHEGKTHHKNFKVGQMVLVCNSRLKVFPSKLKSKWSGPFVVKEVRNYGSIMVEDPKTQESWTVKERRLKVYHDG